The following are encoded together in the Hemicordylus capensis ecotype Gifberg chromosome 4, rHemCap1.1.pri, whole genome shotgun sequence genome:
- the LMO4 gene encoding LIM domain transcription factor LMO4, with product MVNPGSSSQPPPVTSGSLSWKRCAGCGGKIADRFLLYAMDSYWHSRCLKCSCCQAQLGEIGTSCYTKSGMILCRNDYIRLFGNSGACSACGQSIPASELVMRAQGNVYHLKCFTCSTCRNRLLPGDRFHYINGSLFCEHDRPTALINGHLNSLQSNPLLPDQKVC from the exons ATGGTGAACCCAGGCAGCAGCTCGCAGCCTCCCCCGGTCACCAGTGGCTCCCTCTCGTGGAAAAGATGTGCAGGCTGCGGGGGGAAGATTGCCGATCGCTTCTTGCTCTATGCCATGGATAGCTATTGGCACAGCCGATGCCTGAAGTGCTCCTGCTGCCAGGCCCAGCTGGGAGAAATTGGTACGTCCTGCTACACTAAGAGCGGCATGATCCTGTGCAGAAACGACTACatcag GTTATTTGGAAATAGTGGAGCTTGCAGTGCTTGTGGGCAGTCAATCCCTGCTAGTGAGCTGGTTATGAGGGCACAAGGGAATGTGTATCACCTTAAG TGTTTTACGTGCTCTACCTGCCGGAATCGCCTGCTCCCGGGAGACAGGTTTCACTACATCAATGGCAGTTTATTCTGCGAACATGATAGACCTACAGCTCTCATCAATGGCCATTTGAATTCACTTCAGAGCAATCCACTACTGCCAGACCAGAAG GTCTGCTAA